In Acanthochromis polyacanthus isolate Apoly-LR-REF ecotype Palm Island chromosome 18, KAUST_Apoly_ChrSc, whole genome shotgun sequence, the following proteins share a genomic window:
- the LOC127530897 gene encoding uncharacterized protein LOC127530897, with translation MQSIPRSERVVIGADFNGHVGAGNRDDEEVMGRFGIQERNAEGQMVVDFAKRMEMAVVNTFFQKRQEHRVTYKSGGRSTQVDYILCRRCNLKEISDCKVVVGESVARQHRMVVCRMTLVVKKMKRAKAEQRTKWWKLKKEECCMTFRKELRQALDGQEVLPDDWTTTANVIRETGRRVLGVSSGRKGDKETWWWNEEVQEWIQRKRLAKKKWDTERTEESRQEYREMQRKVKVEVAKAKQGAYHDLYSGLDSKEGETDLYRLARQRDRDGKDMQQVRVIKDKDGSVLTGANSVMGRWKEYFEELMDEENERE, from the coding sequence atgcagagcatccctagaagtgagagagttgtcattggtgcagacttcaatggacatgttggtgcaggaaacagagatgatgaggaggtcatgggcaggtttggtatccaggagaggaacgcagaaggacagatggtggttgactttgcaaaaaggatggaaatggctgtagtgaatactttcttccagaagaggcaggaacatagggtgacctataagagtggaggtaggagcacacaggtagactacatcttgtgtagacggtgtaatctgaaggagatcagtgactgcaaagtagtggtaggtgagagtgtagccagacagcataggatggtggtgtgtaggatgaccctggtggtgaagaagatgaagagggcaaaggcagagcagaggaccaaatggtggaagctgaaaaaggaagagtgttgtatgactttcaggaaagagttgagacaggctttggatggtcaggaggtgcttccagatgactggacaactacagcaaatgtgatcagggagacaggtcggagagtacttggtgtgtcatctggaaggaaaggagataaggagacttggtggtggaatgaggaggtgcaggagtggatccagagaaagaggttagctaagaagaagtgggacactgagaggactgaagagagtagacaggagtacagggagatgcagcgtaaggtgaaagtagaggtggcaaaggccaaacaaggggcttaccaTGACTTGTATTCtgggttggacagtaaggagggagagactgatctgtacaggttggcaaggcagagagacagagatgggaaggacatgcagcaggttagggtgataaaggataaggatggaagtgtgttgacaggtgccaatagtgtgatgggaagatggaaaga
- the LOC110966797 gene encoding molybdopterin synthase sulfur carrier subunit, whose protein sequence is MTAQVLVLYFAKSAELTGRKEEELPDVPTPISSGDLWRLLLRRHPRLSALQHHVVLAVRQQYVAVGDQVVTLADGDEVAVVPPLSGG, encoded by the exons ATGACTGCTCAG GTGCTCGTGTTGTACTTCGCTAAGAGCGCCGAGCTGACCGGCcggaaggaggaggagcttcCTGACGTCCCGACACCAATCAGCAGCGGCGACCTCTGGAGGCTGTTGCTACGGCGACACCCGAG GCTGTCGGCGCTGCAGCATCACGTGGTCTTGGCGGTGCGTCAGCAGTACGTTGCCGTGGGCGACCAGGTGGTGACTCTGGCGGACGGAGACGAGGTCGCAGTGGTGCCACCGCTCAGCGGAGGATAA